The sequence below is a genomic window from Oreochromis niloticus isolate F11D_XX linkage group LG3, O_niloticus_UMD_NMBU, whole genome shotgun sequence.
agTTTGCTGTATCAGAGATATGGGTCCTGAATATGCAAGCCTTGATTCCAAAAATGTTGGCACAGAGttttggaaataaaaacagaacgcAATAACTTGCAAATGtcataaaacaacattttatttgcaatatatataacaaatatttaaactgagaaatgtaccttttttaaaatacaaaaaatacattttacacagtgtcccaactttttgCCAATTGCAGTTGTGCAAAATATTCAACCTTTGTGAGTAAAGGCTTTTTTTGTGAAAAAGGTGTTCAAAGCTAATTTTCCTGTTTATCTCATTGTGTATTTGACGTGCACACAAAGGTAATTTACGTGTCAGCCTGACAGTCTGTTTCACATGAACACAATGTTAAGACTCCAGATGTTCATAGCTCAGCCTTCGATGTCTGCTGGGCTCATATCTCTATTCTAGACAGAGTTTGAGACAAAAATTTAAGCTCCTTCTACTTATTTTAAAGCAGATGATCCTTCACCTGACTGCAACCTTTATGCAAAGTTAAATTCACTCCAGGGAGTAATCGTGTCTGCCTGCGGAGGAACTTTTTGCAGATTCTAACTCCACATCTTTATAACAGGTTCACTTTTTCCTCAATGTTGTGCTTTATGCAGATAAAGTTTATGTTTGCAGCTGACAGATGCTTTCAGGGTCCTTAACCTGATTAATAACAAAATTGCCCTCAGACTGATTAATGAGCTGCTGAGATCAGAAGGATTGAACCGGGCAGCGGATCATTAATTCCGTGTCCTGGAGTCGCTCTGCCGCACGTCGATGTCCAGCGGCGTTTTCATTATGTCTCGGCCTGACGAGAGGTCGCAGAGGATAGCCGACGTGCAACCACGTCTGCTTTAATTACAGGGGTATTAGCTGGTGGGGGGATCCCTACAGCTTTGTGTCCCGACAttccctctgagccaaatgtccaggcaaatgtgacattttttttatatcatcGGGCATCACGGTTTCATTGTGGCATCCAAGTGTGTGGCAGAAATATTGTCAGTTATCAGACTATCACTGGTGACATAAAAGCAGAACAGCTTTAACAGGAAACCTCCCAATAAAATTTGTattaattttgcattttttgctTGTATCTTTCAGAGTCTTGGTTGGCCTCCTCTCCAGACACTGAGCCATTTTGTGGCCTGCACCCTTTCTTGCCCAGCTTTCCTCCAGCCCATCATCTGCTGCTCCAGCAGGGCTCCAACTCCACTGGTCCATCTCCACCGATTAACCAACCTAACCTCACTTGTTTGCTCACTGCAGTCATCCTGGCAGTCAATGTATCCTCAGGCTAAGCCAAACAAGCTGATCAGCCAGCCACCTCTGTACACAGTACCCCCCACTAAGAGGCTAATGGCCGGGATGTATAATCCTTCTCAAAACAACCACAGAGATGCTAATTGTATCCAGCTATAAATACGAGCCGACTCCTTGTCCTCTTTCTTCATTTGCCTATGCTCGTCTAAACCTGGAACAGCCTCCGCCCTTCACACCGGCTTCCCCGAAACAATTTGCACAGATACCAGGAAAAACTCCGTTACATAAGACAGGCTCCAGATAATTGAGACAAGTGTCAATAAACCTACAGCATctgaaaaaaagggagagaggcagagagcgCGCGGGGCTTTACGCACGGATACACCATTTCATGCGTCTTTTGGCTacttcttcacttcttctcTGAGCTGCTGCGAAGCAACAGGTCGAGATGTTCCCCCTGCCGATGTTCACACCGGACCAGGTGGCTCGGGTGTGCGAGAACCTGGAGGAGACCGGGGATATCGAGCGCCTCGGTCGGTTCCTCTGGTCCCTGCCCGCCGCCGTCCCTGGCTCCGCCGGGGAAGCGCTCAACCGACACGAGTCCATAATGCGAGCCAGAGCGCTGGTCGCGTTTCACGGGGGGAACTTCGAGGCTCTTTACCAAATCTTGCAGAGTCACCGTTTCACGCGCGAATCTCACGCCAAGCTGCAAGACCTGTGGCTGGACGCGCACTACCGAGAGGCGGAGAGGCTCCGTGGGAGACCCCTGGGCCCGGTGGAGAAGTACCGCATCCGCAAGAAGTTCCCGCTGCCCCGCACCATCTGGGACGGCGAGCAGAAGACGCACTGCTTCAAGGTAGGGTTGTGGTTTCACTCTCGTGGCTTTTGGTGACAGAGTGCTGTCGTGATATTCCAGGTTTGCCCACGTGTTTCCTCATTTCTGAGAAAAACACGGACTCTGCAGAGCCATCACAGGCTGCTACAACAAGCATAAACATTTCTGTAAACTACGCATTAACTAATAAATCAGGGCTTTTTAACATAACTGTTGTATTCGTGCTGGCTGGACTTTGTTAAAATGATGATGGTCAGAGTCACGGGTTTCCCCTCAGATCAGAAATTTCAGAGACTTCTctactttaaaacaaagttgAATAATTTCTTTAGAGTTAAACTGTTTTTTGGCAAATATTACAAAACTAATCTAAGCTTATATGTATGATGcaggtgcgtgtgtgttttaaattaaagtacctctgtgtatctgtgttatTGTGGTTTCAGCAGAACTCCTCTTCTTGTTCTGTAGCCATGTTTAAGAGGACCATTACTTATGCACACCTTGCAGACTGCTGGTTTGCACAGCAAGACTTCTGAAGAATTCTGTTAGAACTTTTTTCTTGTGACAAATGAACAATGCTATGTCCAGATGTGCAGAGAAGCTCGACtcaaaaaagggaaagaaaaagaaagaaagaaagaaagaattttaaattttgatgCCATGAGATTTGTTGCAGTTCCTCAGGAGGCAATTTGGCTTTTAAAGTGCAGTTTATAAATCATAAATCGGTAAAATTACACAAAGAACTGCTTTAAAGATACAATATAGTATATTTGGGGGAAGTAAACATGCACTTTTCCTCTTGGAAGTGTGTGTCTGAAAGTGTGAGCGCCCTCTTGTGGCAGGGTGGTGAAGTATCATTCAGAGTTAATCTTTAATTCCAACCCTCAGGAGGGATAGCTTCTCCAGCAGCTTATTAAACCACTTAGCATGATCCAATTTAGTGGATAAACATCGTTATGTGTGCTTCTAATGTAGATTGTGTTTATCTATTTATAAATCCGGACTAATGTGATTATACCAGGTATCATATAAGAGCGATTGTTGCGGTTTAATAGGATGATATTAAAATAACACTAACCACTTTATTGTCGGCACCTTTGGTTGATCCGGCATATGAGACACGTTGAGTCTTTTATGATCCACATCATTTTAACTCTTCCCCAGGAAAGAACTCGCAGTTTGCTACGAGAGTGGTATCTCCAAGATCCGTATCCCAACCCGTCCAGGAAACGCCACCTGGCCCAGGCCACCGGGCTCACACCTACCCAAGTCGGGAACTGGTTCAAGAACCGCCGGCAAAGAGACAGAGCTGCCTCAGCAAAGAACAGGTATCTCAGAAATTCCACATTTTATACATGTTATGActcagaaagagagagaaatccTGTTTAGTCAAGTTAAGGAGACTAATTAGGTGAAGTGGCTGTACTTGTCTGAAGATCAGCTCTGACACTCACACTCATAAAAACAAGACTTCTCACtcttcttctcttgtctttCCATCCATGCAGGCTGCAGCAGGATCCTTCCCTCCTGCCCTCTGAAAGCTCTCCCGACGGCTCCCTCCAGGGACGCCATCATCACCCCCACCTGCTGCCCGCTTCCCCTCGCCACCCAGGGAGCCCCGAGGCCAGCGACTGCAGCACAGAGCCCGAGCCCAGAGGAACCGGAGCCTCCACCCCGGAGATCTCCGTCAGCAGCGACAGCGAGTTTGAGTCTTGAGACGAGGGACTCTCTGTCGCAGACGGCAGACTCTTACTACTGTCTGTGATCAGACCCAGACACACTTACAAAGACACTTGAACTTTCAGCGCGACTGTGGACATATTAGAGCTGTTCTCGGTGGGAGGAGGGCAAGGATGAGACCACTTGCTGTGGATGTGAGTGGACAAAGTAAAGAtatgcacttaaaaaaaagcaccatGGCACATGACCCTGACTGTTATGTATTAGTTTAATGTGACTCAGTGCTGTAAAAAGATAAACATCCAGTTGAGTTTCAAACTCTCGGGCGAAGTATTTGTAGAGATCATGCCTATGAGCTTTAGAAGAGATgtgaatattaatattttaaggtTGAACGCTATTTTAGTAGagacaattttctcagtttttatggaagctacaaaaagaaaaatgccttGTGCAGGCTGTTATTGTATGTCAGTATGTTAACATGCACATTGTTTCGTTTGATTATCTTCAAATTAGAaccagaaacaaactgtgaaaaTCCCCTAGAACTGGCAGAGACACAGTGTTACAGTTTTATCACTCCTGAAAAattacactaaaaaaaaaaaatgcacacagtGGTGACACGCTTAATGATAATAAAGTTTAGgcaaatttattaaaaacagcCAGCGTAAATGTGCAAAATCTGTCTTGCAGCGCTGCAGTTTGCATGTTAACATAGGGACGTACCAACTCAACACATTTCACTGCCTTAAAATGGAACTAAGGGCATCACTGTTTTGCAATGCAATAACAAGCAACACGTTTAGAGAGACTGAGCTGTAACTCATCACCCATGCACACATGCTGCTTAAAATACAAACCATGTCATTGTGGGCTGTTTTAccttttctgctgattgaaatCTGCTGGAAATGCTCCTGAGCTGCTCTGATGATGACGAATTCCTGCAGGAGCCGACGCAGAGGTGAAAGAGGAATCAGAGGGAATAAAACACACTCGTCGGTCTTAACTCAATGTGCCTATTACATCTGAGAACAGTGAGACCTAATCAGGCGTGAGACTGTCCTCATGACAACGACACACTCAAAGGCCTACTGTTTGCTGTCTTTCTTAACGACCATCATTTCTCATAAAGTATTTCTGCGTTTCAATGATAAATGtgtattttgtaatgttttgtgTAAATAAATGAACCTATTTTTATCTAAAGCGATGCAGTCTCTTTTTAGTTATGACCAGTATGAATacactgtgtttgtctttctttaaatcaccttcaatatataaaaaaaaaaaagaatttttgaGCTTTTTTCACCAAACAAAATCAGCATGAAGCCACAGATTTACTCAAACTTTACAAAGAATCAGATACAGCCTGTTGAATACCCCTTTAAGTATCAACGTTAATATAAGGTGTAAAAATTGAGCTTTTTAAACATGTGAGTACTCTGCAGTTGGTTACAGTTACAATTGCAATACCAGGACTTGAATCACCTTTAGTGTTAATAATAACTTGAAGCATtcattttctgtgtgacttGTCAGTCTTTTGCATCACTGTGGAGAAATTCTGGCCCACTCATCTTTACAACGCTGCATCAgttcattcatttatgcacagctctctgtcTCACCGCAgtatttcaatcaggttgaggtctgtaCTTTGGACCATTGCATCcctttgattcttttattttttcagactatttgttgtagatttgcttcTCTGTTTGacatcattgtcctgttgcattacacagtttcagccaagctttagctgttggacagatgaCCTCACATTTGACCTAGAATACTTTAATAAACAGAGGAGTTCGTGTTTGACTCAGTGACTGCGACGTGTTCAggtgctgtggctgcaaaacaagcctaaatcatcacccctccatcACTGTGCATGAGGTGTTTGAGCCGATATGCTGCGTTTGGTTTCAATTTGTGGTGCCATGCATCACAGCCAAACATCTGCAGTTTGGTCTCATCTGATTTGTTCACATGCAATTTTGCAAACTTaacctgtgctgccatgttcttttttagAGAAAAGAGATTTTCCATACAGCCCATTCTTATCAAAAGTTTGTCTAATTGAACATTTAaaatgctaactgaggcctgcagaCTCTGAGATGTAACTGTaggtctttttaaaaaaactgtgaGCATTGTAGTGGCTTTTTGCTGGGAAGATAAAGGCATTATgttacacacacatgtatgctCCAGCCCAACAAAATGctcacacttctgcttttaGGGAGGAGCTCACAAATGCTCTTGATCAATTAATCAAATGCAATTCATCAGCAGCACGTGGCTGATACCAGCCCTCTAAATTCCCATGAAAGCAATAAGGTTGTGCTATGAAAATGGTCTTTTTTACGACAGTGTATACAGCCAACACAGTTACACATTAAGCAAATGCAAATTCATTTAGAATTGTGACCTTGTCGgactagatagatagatagatagattatTGTGGTTTATCACAGCTAAAACTTTAGTACTAGCTAACTCTTTTACACTAACAGACACCAAGCTAGCATATTTTTGTAAAGAGAAATGCACAAAATGTATGCAGcttacataaatatatatatatgttgtttGGAGAGACTTACCAGACTTACTGATTAAAGACATTTCAAAAGTCTTCCATCCAGCTTTAGGAAAAAacgctgtctgtctctcagaaAAAAAGACTTGCTGCTCTGTGGATGAGGTTGGTTCTCAAACTAAACAAAGATGGCGGCCGGAAATGgacggtttttttttttaccctaaacctaaaagAAGTTGAAAGTAGAAGATAAGCAAGCTGCATGACGAGCAGAAAGGAGCCATTTCATTACAGGGattacaaaacaaaccaaaaaaggtAAAATATTAAACCAGGTTTCTTCTGGCACTCACCCGTAATTTGGATTCATGCTAAATGTTGTGAAATTGCTGAAATATGGGAAATTACAAATGATTTACTGTTTTTATCTTGttattaaagataaaaacataGACATTTAAACTATACATTTTAATCATATGTTGCTCTGTAATTTCAGTTTAAAACTATGTCAGCGCTGGCAGAGAACACGCTGCTGCCATTCAAAAAGTTCTGCACCGTCAGGCCGTTATAGGTTAAAACTACTCAGATATTGGAtgtgtaactttaaaaaaatgaacaaagggTGTATAGTACAAATTGCTAAATATTAGACCTCCAACATATTGTATAGTATTATGTTCCaaagcaacaacaaacaaacaacaaacagttGTTTATCAACCTGAAAGTGAACATATACAGAAACGTTTCCTCCTTTGTGACTAAAGGACATTTAAAGGTAAGTGAAATGCATAATGTGCAAAATGTCAGTCACATATTTGTGTAAATTCCTCTTTTCATATCTCATAACAAAACAGTGTAGAATAGTTCTTCCTCCCTCCTGACCACAAAAATGGGTGTTGTCACACTCAGTAATCCCACCCACACCAGAAGTAGTAGCAAACAGACTTCTCCTTACCTGTCACTTTTTAGCCACTGCTACACTTATGTGCAATCTTAGGGCTGCACATAACACATAATCGGCTGTGCGTCAGTGAGGTTCCTGTGCAGACAGGTGGGGGTATTTTGAGGTGTTTGCAATATTTATTAAGAATGGACAGCCAGGGGAGGAAAGTGGTGGTCAGTGACAATGGGACAGGGGTAAGTCAAGCAGTCCGGAGTATATTACCACATAGTCAGATATCCTGTTAACAGTACTGGatgttgtcttttatttttctttcaatgAGCGTTTAGTTTTAGCATGAAAAATATTACTAATCATGTTAACTGCATGTCTCTTTAAGATATCTTGATGCAAAGTAACCTTTTGCGTCGATGTCTATCTTATTTGTTTTATCGTCAATCATCTGGATCACTTAATGGCAAATATGTGAAGAAGTCCCAGGTGTGAGACAAAGTGCACTGCTGTGTGATTCCACATCTGTCTGGACTTGTCCCTCCTGACTTAAGTATGCACACACCACCATAAATGGTTGTGGTGCTTTGAAGTGAGCAGACATTGGACAAAAACCAGGAAGAGAGACGTATCAGAGGAGATAAAATCACAGAAGTGGCACTCAGATGTTTATTTCCGGAggaagtcaagtcaagtcaagtcaagtcaagtcattttatttatataacacatttaaaagacatctAGTGtcggccaaagtgctgaacagggATAATATAATCAAATAGAAAGAATTAAAATAGATAAGATAAAAACATTTTGTCAATGTGCATTAGGAAGATGCGCATTGACAGACTTTACCTGCTGCAACCAGAAACAGTCATATTTTTACCCCTGTTAGGAATGTATTGCATCCCTCCAGGCTAAggaatgtgtgtctgtgcccACACGAACAAGTTAAGACAGTGTAGTAGGAGGTGTAGTTATGGCAGATTGGGAAGCATGGAAAATTTGGTAAATCTGTTGCTGTTTAAAGGCAGCAtaaaatacatctatatatatagtGTGCTTTCCAAATGAGTTCCAATAAACATGATGAAATTGCAGTCGCCGCTGTCTGTTAAATAAGAAACAATTTGGTAAATGCATTACAGTAATACACTCTAGGTCAGGTCCTTGGAGGCAGATTAATCCCAGCATCggattaaaatgaacaaacCTGATTTATGAACGGAATTTTATCTGCACAAAAGGCTTTTAGTGCAAGAGTACAATTAATACGTTTAGCCTTAATGCAGggctacacaaacacaaactgactCTCAGTTTCATTTTCACATCCCCGTGCAGTTTGTCAAGTGTGGTTTTGCCGGATCCAACTTCCCGAAGCACATCTTCCCAGCCCTGGTGGGCCGGCCAATCATACGATCATCCACCAGAGTGGGCAACATCGAGATAAAGGTAAGACTGATGTAAATGAAAGGCCTGCACATGGGTCTTTCAGTTAACCTAAAGTCAGAATAGCGGAAcattaaaacaacatgaaataaGTGGAAATGGGGAAATTACATCTACTGTATGCAGAGTTCTGTTAACAGCAAACAgcattaaaaccactgacaggtCAGTCATCCTGTTACAGTTCAGTGCTCTATTGGGAAACCTGGTGTCGAAGCATTACAGCATTCCCAAGAAGGATAAAGGGCCCTGCAACACCACAAAAACTACTACTAAGAACATAATAAATAGCCAAGATGTAGACCACAACCACAATGGTCCCACCCAGTAACCCACAGGACACTCGAGGTCCACGTCTAGACAAGTCAGAGCTGTTCTAGCAGCAATACAGGGACCTGCACTATATTACtcaggtggttttaatgtttgAGATGGCACAGTGACGTCTGGAGCCTCTGTATGTGGAGTGTGTGTTACCCCTGTGCCAGATTGGTGCCATGGTGTCGCACCATGTGACAACTAAGATAGGCTCCAGCAACCTTGGATTGGATAAATGGAAGAAATTGGATGGTTTTAATGCTGCAGCTGATTGGTGTAGCCATCTATAAGATCTAGATACACATCCTCTGTATCTCTGCTTCTCATCAACTTCCTGTGTCTCAGCTTAAAGCGTCTTAGAAGTGCACAGCTGCTAGCTTCCTAAGATGCTGAGACTGTTGAGTTCATAGACTCATGTAACCTGAGATCATTCAGACCTTTTAACCTGATAATCCCTGCAGGATCGGAGCGGAGAAAGCATGAAAAGGTCAGTGgtacaaataaataagtaaacaaaTAAAGGCAGGCTGCTATGTAATAAACATTACGCtttcatagattttttttatcaaatgtTGAGTTGAAACACCAGGTTTCCCAGGATAGCTGTCTCATATTTGTACTTTTGTAtggatgtgtatgtttgtgacTTAATATTTTATACAGTATATTTAAAACTTGCTGATAATTTTCAAACTAAAAATCAAACTGaggcttttttattattatttattaaacctATACTTTGCTGTAGGTCAGACAAagaagagcaaaaacaaaaccattaaTATTTCCTGTCTCTGTCATCTCTTCCACCAGGACCTAATGGTGGGAGAAGAGGCCAGTGAGTGTCGCTCCATGCTGGAGATGTCCTACCCCATGGAGAATGGCATGGTGCGCTGCTGGGAGGACATGCtccacctgtgggactacacCTTTGGCCCAGAATGCCTGGACATCAACCCACCAGAATGCAAGGTATGAACAGGTTTAAGACACACAAAGACTGAAATGaatcaaaagaaaaactgtaCAAGTGCTAGATTATCATTGAGTTTGTGTATGTTTTCTATTCAAGATCCTACTGACTGAGCCGCCCATGAACCCGACCAAAAACCGTGAGAAAATCGCTGAAATCATGTTTGAGAAGTACCAGTTCTACGGCATCTACGTGGCCATTCAGGCTGTGCTCACTCTGTACGCTCAGGGTAAGAGGTCGTGAAACGCTGTGCAAAATAAACGGTTTAAATCCTGACCTGCTGTTAACGGTGCAATATTTGGTCAATTTTAACTCCCGCTTTGTTAAATGACTCTGTCCACAGGTTTGCTTACCGGTGTTGTAGTTGACTCAGGAGACGGCGTCACCCACATCTGTCCAGTGTACGAGGGCTTCTCTTTGCCCCACCTTACACGCAGGCTGGACATCGCAGGACGTGATGTCACACGCTACCTCATTAAGGTGAGCTGGAAAGATCAGCGTTTGGGCAaagagttgggttttttttagtgtaAGGAAAGTATATGTACAGTTTCACAGCAAACATATGtgtgaaaaaaatgttcttCCCATCAGCTCCTGCTGCTTCGCGGCTACGCCTTCAACCACACTGCTGACTTTGAGACCGTGCGCATGCTGAAGGAGAAGCTCTGCTATGTGGCATACAACATTGAGCAAGAGCAACATTTGGCCACAGAGACCACTTACCTGGTGGAGACATTCACAGTACGTTGGGGAGCAAGCTTTAATTTATTCTGCCTCCTAAAGTCGAGAAAAGTCAGAAAAAATAACCGATTCCTCTCATTTGTGCAGCTTCCTGATGGCAGGCAAGTGAAGGTGGGCGGAGAACGATTCGGGGCTCCTGAAGCTCTTTTCCAGCCTCATCTTATCAACGTGGAGGGAGCCGGAGTGGCCGAGCTGCTGTTTAACACCATCCAGGCTGCAGACATTGACCTCAGGTCCAATCCTTCTCCCTCACCTTTCTCTAATTAATGAAGCTGAACTACTGCAAACACGCCTTCATCAGGTCCATCTCCCGTCTGCTTTCCCATGCAGGGCCGACTTCTATAAGCACATTGTTCTGTCCGGGGGGACCACCATGTACCCGGGCCTCCCATCCAGGCTCGAGAGAGAGATCAAGCAGCTCTACCTGGAAAGAGTGCTCAAGGGAGACACTGAGAAACTATCAGTAAGAGCTTTCATATTAATGTCAGTAGAGAATGGATTCGATTAAGAGCCTGTAAGGAGTTCTTCAGTGCATTtgcataaatataattttactGATGATCAGTGTCATCTGTATCATGAGCTGACGAAATGTTAATAGAATACATTTTCCAGTTATTTAATAAATGTCACCAAGCATTTATATAGATGCTCTGTTTTATTCACTGAACCTGAGGGCTATTGCGTGCAGGTTTTTCTACAGCAGGTCCAGTTTGGCTGTGATATAAACTCTCTGAATTTAAATATCTTTATGAGTTAAAAGTTTAGAAAAAgcttggtttgaatactatatTTGACTCTCTGCAACATTTAAGGTTAAAAGTGACCTAtctctttttctttgtattaaaaataaGAAGTTTGGGCTATTTTATTACAAATACCAAAATGCAtttactttttgttgttttaaagccAAACCAATAAAGTGTGACATTTGTCacattaattaaatatatatctAGAAATtgaaagtttattttattaaccTCATTACTGaggttgtttcttttttagcaCTTTTCTTCGTAGCGGCACAGAATATAAAAAAAGGCTTAAAGGAAAGAATTGTTGTACTTAAATATTAGGGCTCTGTGTTTTAATGACATCTCCTGACCTTTCTCTTCACCCCTGCAGAAGTTCAAGATTCGAATCGAGGACCCTCCCAGGAGGAAACACATGGTGTTCATGGGTGGTGCCGTGCTGGCCAACATCATGAAAGACAAAGAATCCTTCTGGCTGACTAGACAAGAATACCAGGAGAAAGGCCTGGGAGTGCTGCAGAAGCTGGGAGGTGGagtcagataaaataaaacgaaattaaacagaattttaaaaacacaaattaaaaatgaggaaaatgTGAACTAGGTTttgtacttttaaatattaactCTGTGTCTCTCACAGTCTCATCTCTATTCGAAACAGTTTTAACTGACAAAAATTACGACTTTTATCATTAAAAACACCATTGTAGgttttttcagcttttacaTACTAAATATAACAGTTGTGTTTTTTGGACTGTGCAGGTGCTCGCTTATCCAGGTCGTGCTTTTTGGATCATTTGATAAACCTTTGATGACTAATGTTAAAAAATGTCAGGAATTCATTTGTTGCATTAATAGCAAGTTTAggttttatttaacctttttaaAACTAACAGATCTATGCAAACCCttcagtactgtgcaaaagttttgagtcacccctcatttttttatatgttgcttaaaaaatgggaaatagatCCAGCAATGtattgaaacatgtgcaaacatataTAGAAACTCAGTAAAGGAGGTCAAAACAAAGTATTAAAGTTCTAACGGGCTTGAAAGTCAACATTTGGTGTGAccgcctttattcttcagcacagtctgaactctcttaggcagctgaaaaatgaagccagtcaCATGCATCCCTGAAAGGAAGTCTTTGAAAAACCTTTAgaaagtctggagaactattgttaaagaccattttaaaaaatacagaaaaaaacttttacattttatctTAACTGAGTCTTAATTTATCCTTGTGCAATAAAGgttattataaaaacaaaaacatgaatattTGGATGAAAATGACTTAAATGTAAAGccaaaattaaattattttgttaaacTCCATTACTAATTCATTTTGGGACCCCACATTATGCCAGCCAAACAGTAACCT
It includes:
- the zgc:101810 gene encoding actin-related protein 2 isoform X1 encodes the protein MDSQGRKVVVSDNGTGFVKCGFAGSNFPKHIFPALVGRPIIRSSTRVGNIEIKDLMVGEEASECRSMLEMSYPMENGMVRCWEDMLHLWDYTFGPECLDINPPECKILLTEPPMNPTKNREKIAEIMFEKYQFYGIYVAIQAVLTLYAQGLLTGVVVDSGDGVTHICPVYEGFSLPHLTRRLDIAGRDVTRYLIKLLLLRGYAFNHTADFETVRMLKEKLCYVAYNIEQEQHLATETTYLVETFTLPDGRQVKVGGERFGAPEALFQPHLINVEGAGVAELLFNTIQAADIDLRADFYKHIVLSGGTTMYPGLPSRLEREIKQLYLERVLKGDTEKLSKFKIRIEDPPRRKHMVFMGGAVLANIMKDKESFWLTRQEYQEKGLGVLQKLGGGVR
- the zgc:101810 gene encoding actin-related protein 2-A isoform X2 translates to MVGEEASECRSMLEMSYPMENGMVRCWEDMLHLWDYTFGPECLDINPPECKILLTEPPMNPTKNREKIAEIMFEKYQFYGIYVAIQAVLTLYAQGLLTGVVVDSGDGVTHICPVYEGFSLPHLTRRLDIAGRDVTRYLIKLLLLRGYAFNHTADFETVRMLKEKLCYVAYNIEQEQHLATETTYLVETFTLPDGRQVKVGGERFGAPEALFQPHLINVEGAGVAELLFNTIQAADIDLRADFYKHIVLSGGTTMYPGLPSRLEREIKQLYLERVLKGDTEKLSKFKIRIEDPPRRKHMVFMGGAVLANIMKDKESFWLTRQEYQEKGLGVLQKLGGGVR
- the six7 gene encoding SIX homeobox 7 — translated: MFPLPMFTPDQVARVCENLEETGDIERLGRFLWSLPAAVPGSAGEALNRHESIMRARALVAFHGGNFEALYQILQSHRFTRESHAKLQDLWLDAHYREAERLRGRPLGPVEKYRIRKKFPLPRTIWDGEQKTHCFKERTRSLLREWYLQDPYPNPSRKRHLAQATGLTPTQVGNWFKNRRQRDRAASAKNRLQQDPSLLPSESSPDGSLQGRHHHPHLLPASPRHPGSPEASDCSTEPEPRGTGASTPEISVSSDSEFES